In the Ictalurus furcatus strain D&B chromosome 13, Billie_1.0, whole genome shotgun sequence genome, tagtaaatgaatcattggGTAAGATTACAACTATTTCATTTTCTGATAGACATAAAATACCCTGAGCCTGGGTATACAATTGTCTAAAATTTTATAATATTGTGTACAATTGTCATACAgtctaatacattttataagtaaatatatatgtattacttCAGTTAAAGcagaattcatttcatttagacgtttacatttatatacgtTACTGTCATTTTCCTTATTTTGTTTCCTGGAGTGATGaattcactttttttattaattaattttaaattcattataaATACATGTTCATGCTCAAATTCGGTATTAATATCAACATTTCAGTTGTGTATTTCAGCAAATAAACcagtaaataaatagatttgaTGAATATCTAAGTAGTCTTCTTAAAAtgtaaattcagttttattatatatatttggggttttttttaaatttatttgtgtgtattccGTTTTCTATTGGAGGATGCAATTTTCAAGCGCGTACGCATCACACTTTTCTCTCACATCTTGGGTTTTACTATAAAATTGCAATCTACCTTTCTTTCCAAAACgttttgctgtttttgtctAAATTAAACGATAtttgaataatattatataaaggTGAATTAGACATTTAGCTTACATTCGAAGTATTAGTTTAAGATTAGAGAATAGAGTGTGTATAAAATGATTGACAAGCCGGTTTATCCAAAAACACCTTCCGGACCGGAAGTCCGTTTTCTCAGCGACTTTATACACGTTTGCTaatgccatgtattttattattattattattactgtttattattatgttctACGTATGTTTTCagttatttgtacaagtgacggagaaaaaaaaattgactattGCATCTTTAATATTTGTGATCTTACCCGATAGGTAGGTTTGTGGGCTGCGCAGTGATGGGCTGAGTCTGCGCAAACGCTGCGCTTTCACGATGCGCATAAACACCACGCAGGGTTTAGCTCTTGCTCCAGAAGCTATAGTGTACATGTTTATTATAGGTAACGGATTgagcacgaaaaaaaaaaaaaaaacgcatgcTAGATCACTAACTTTACCGTTTTCTCTTTACAAAGACAGGAATATAGGCTTCCAAATCCCATATTAGCAATCTGTAGAAATCAACAAATCACCCATGCTTGGTTtaaaaaacgaaaacaaaaagaataagCTCGACATAAACCTAGCAAGCTCTGCAGCTGTAGAAGTTTATTGGTGAGATTCATGGACGCCTCCATGGACACGTGGTTCATCTGGCTTTCTGTCGTTTTCACGATCGTGGCTGGTTTTCTCACAGCTGTTTTATTTGGAAGAAATCAGTCTGTTTCAGGAAAGACGGATGCAAACCCAGCAGAGGCGTTTCCACCCTGCAGAGAGCAAGAAGAGAGCGGCTCCAAGGTAGGCTGACCAGTGTTTATAACCTGCTTATGCAGCCAGATACTTTAATGAAGTCATGTTTCTACTGGAAGTTTGATCATTCACATGTTAAAAGTGTCTGTCTACTCCTGATGCATGTACTCTACAGGTTTTGCAAGCACTCTGAACAGATAAGGGCACACCCTGGTTAATAAGCAAACTCACTTCCTTTATTTCTAAGTTTCTGTTATGCAGTATAACTCATAAaaagtagatttttatttaaatctacTTTTTATGAGTTATAAAATAAACCAATTTAAACACTGACTCGAAGAAAATGTGAATTTAGCCATTAAAAAAGTGTTAGCCCATCTGCTGATGTCATTAATggcattctttattattattattattattattattattattattattattattttaaagaatgaTTTGGGTAACAGCTTGTACTTTCAACGTAACGTCATCCGTCAACATCATATTCAAGATCACTGAACATACACCCACCGTcctctttattaggaacacctgtactcctggacaaaactgcagttctgtgatcagccaatcatgtagcagcagcgcttaaaacacataaaatcagccgatacaggtcaagagcttcatgttcacatcaaacatcagaatgggattATATTTGAATGTGAAGCGCCGTTATGTATATTCGGCAGGGCGGGCAAACTTTCTGTGTTTCTTAAtgatgtttattaatgtttaatttaaatatatgaacATACGATGTGTCTCAGGAAGGAATCGCAGGAATCCGTGAACCCCGGGCTGAATATGAATGTACAGCACAGACGAACGAAGATCTGCCAGACGAACCCTGTGCGTCGACCCGGCATGAGATTGTCGGGGAAGGTTGTGAGCGAGCCGAGTCAGAGAATGACGAGTCTTCAGGCTCTCCCTCAGGTAAACACGTCTCAAGGTCTAGAAGTGAAAGCTTCGAGTTAGCTTGACTTTAGAGTTTATTTAATCAGTGTCTGGAAAACAGGATCGTGACAGATCTTTGAGCGTTTTCCGTAGAAACTTTCGTCgaattttaacatttaacatgctTTGAGGTATCACTCATATATACACAGAGAGTCGTATTCTCTCTAAACCCTTTGaatgcatctcagaatgcacaagaAGTTGAACCTGAAGGTCCATACGCTTCCAGATAGCTCTGTTTTGTTATCAGGGCATGAGGACTTCACGTTCACGTGAAGTCAATAGCTGCTATGGTGAGTAATTCCCTACGGTTTTCTTCCTAGGAACATTTTCGCACCTGAAAGACATTTGCATTTCTCACCTTCGTGATGCCACCGCTGATTAAATGCGTTTTCCTTAGTGGTTATTGCTCTGAAGCTGGATTGGCTTTTccagacactcaaagcgctttacacagTATGGGGGAGGGGCGATGTCCTCAACCCCCACCAGTGTGTAgcgtccacctggatgatgtgacggcagccatagtgcaccagatcTCCCATCACACACGAGCTATAAGTGGaaaggagagtgatgtagccaattcagagatgtgGATTATTAGgagccatgatagagaagggccaatgagggaatttcaccaggacaccggggttccacccctactcttttacgataagtgtcctgggatttttaatgaccacggAGAGTCAGGAGctcggtttaacatctcatccgaaagacggtgttCTTAGTATGGTGACgtttaggctgtccatgtggggaCGTTCTCAGCAGCAGCgagtaaatatttgtattgctGTGTTTTCCTGGACGCTGATCAACACTTGTTTGTATTAGGGGCGTAATCCTCAGCTTTCCACACAATACATTATGAGAATCTCGACCGAGGCGGTACTACAAAAGaagtaccaggtactatccacagtgcAAAGCCCCCAAAAAGCGAGCCGAGCCGGGCCGTACAGTGGAAAAGCACCATTAGATTCTTAAAGCAACAATTCAGTATTTGACTATTTATATATCTCTACAGTGCCTTCCACCAATatctaatattggcacctttggtaaataggagcaaagaaggctttgaaaaattgtctttattgattaaccttttgatcttttgtttagaaaattcacaaaaataatccgctctcatggatagcaaacaattgcacacaaaaaacaggtttatccaaaaaaaaaaaatcttcaaaataTTAGTGGAAGGTTGACTTTTTCCGATGATggtatataatatcaatatataatggattaaataaaaattcttatCAGTACTATTTGAATGATAAATGTTGCCATGATTAGTTTCGGTCATTGTCTTACATCGATGCATAgaccctaataataataataatagtacattttatttttcaaaagtgCCTTTCATGACACCCAAGGTCACTTCACAAATACAAttcatgaaacactaaaacactattttatatatatatatatatatatatatatatatatatatatatatatatgtgtgtgtgtgtgtgtatatatatatatatatatatatatatatatatatatatatatatgtgtgtgtgtgtgtgtgtgtgtgtatatatatatatatatatatatatatatatatatatatatatatatacatacacacacacatatatacatacacatacattatatatacacatatacattacattatatatatatatatatatatatgtgtgtgtgtgtgtgtgtatatatatatatatatatatatatatatatatatatatatatatatatatatatatatatatatacacatacacacacatatatacatacacatacattatatatatatatatatatatatatatatatgtgtgtgtgtgtgtatatatatatatatacacatacacacacatatatacatacacatatacattacattatatatatatatatatatatgtgtgtgtgtgtatatatatatacacacacacatatatacatacacatacattatatatacacatacattacattatttatatatatatatatatatatatatatatatatatatatatatatatacacacacacacatatatacatacacatacattatatatacacatatacattacattatatatatatatatatatatatatatatgtgtgtatatatatgtgtgtgtgtgtgtgtgtatatatatatacacacacacacacacacacacacacacattatatatatatataatgtgtatatatatgtgtgtgtatgtgtgtgtgtgtatatatatatatatatatatgtgtgtgtgtatatatatatatatacacacacacatatatatatgtatatatatatacacacacacatatatacatacacatacattatatatacacatacattacattatttatatatatatatatatatatatatatacacacacacacacatatatatatatatatatatatatgtatatatatgtatatatatatacacacacatatatacatacacatacattatatatacacacatacattacattatatatatgtgtgtgtgtgtatatgtgtgtgtgtatatatatatatatatatatatatatatatatatatatatatatatatataatatataatatatatatataatatatatatacacacacacacacacacacatatatatatacacatacattatatatacacatatatatatatatatgtatgtgtatatatatatgtgtgtgtgtgtgtgtgtgtatatatatatacacacacacacacacacattatatatatataatgtgtatatatatgtgtgtgtctgtgtatatatatatatatatatatatatatatatatatatatatatatatatatatatacacacacacatacacacacacacacacatatatatatatatatacacatacattatatatatatatatatatatatatatatatatatatatatatatgtgtatatgtgtgtgtgtatatatgtgtgtgtgtgtgtgtgtgtgtatatgtgtgtgtgtgtgtgtgtgtgtatgtatatatatatatatatatatatataaatacacctcgtgtgtgtgtgtgttattttctaataattcaacagacTGGACTcaattattccacttatacgacagttaccacacctcaagacattaacacattgttcagatgttttagtTCAAAGACATTTGTCaagtttttgtccttaaaaaaGCTCTTGTGTGTAACAGAGGCTTAAGCCATTGATATGCTGtcattggagagagagagagaatggtagTTCCACCTgagttcagtgttttaacatttcatgccgataatataaaaaaagaacaaacaaacaaataaataaatatcgataggcctacttgttcacagggtttctcgtttttttaaaactgcagGAAATACGACGAGTAAATAAATGATACTTGTTCACTGGCTTGTCTGTCTCATTACTGCAatcacacatgctctctctcgtgctctctctctctctctctctctctctctctctctctctctctctctctctctctctctctctcttgctcgctcgctctctccctccaaTAAATCAAACTTCTCTTTTGCCTTGTCACTGTGCAATggtgtgctttatttttatagtaTGCACTTATAAAAGAGTAAATGTTTATAATCACTTTATCTGATGTCACGCAGAAGATGATGGcttctcttttgagtctggtaTGTTCcttcatgttgtctcagggagggTTTCCTCCCTGCTATCGCCTCTCCATTGTTTATGAAAGATTTGAGACTATATACAAATGTCCATATATCCGGCTGCTTTGCGATTCTGTCCATTCTGTTTAACAGAGATTCATCCTCATGCTGGAGAGGACAGAATTTCCATACATGTGCCTGTTAAATATCTCTGCTCACTAATGGTGTCAATAAGTcagtaaaatattatatatatatgtgtgtgtgtgtgtatgtatatatatatatatatatatatatatatatatatatatatatatatatatatatatatatatatatatatatatatatataatatttttcttctatttaatatttagattttaaacATATTCAGGTTGCCGTCCTACTGGTATTTTTAGTTTTATAGGCTTGTGGTATACCAcacttgtaaaataaataaagtattcgTCAGAGAAACGTGCAACTGTCTTTCCCACAgcgtttcactttttttctcaATCCAGAAACCATTAGGTCTGGAAACCTCTGCACTCAATCAGATAACTGATCCTGACTGATAAGAGTAAGATACATGCTAGCTTTCctttaattctttaaatatttttctctgttttttcccctcgtTAGCTTTGCCTTTGTTTCGCAGTTTTCTCTGTAGGTCCAGCGTTCTGAGGTTTTCCTCTTTTGCTTATCAGTTTTATATTGATATGAATACATGGTTTAATGCAAAATGCAGCGGCAGATGGTGTCAGTGGTGGAGAATAGTTTCAGTTGCTGTCTGGTTAAACATAAACGTAGATAAGCAAAAGACATCTGCGTCACATGCAGTAAAATatgtgtttaaagatgattaaaGCCTGAATGCCACATGCTGTGTGATGCAGAGGTAACCAGCTATAGTGCCAATATTATGTTCCCACCttcatgtaaaatatatacattgtcTCGAATAACGGGTGTTTTAGTTTTAGCATTAAAGTCTTACAAAAGcaccttttaaaaatgttaaatatttcacGTCTAGAATGTGATGATCCTATCATAAactaaatgaacaaaatcttATCTGGATCATTCTGCAGTTGTTCATGTGTTGGCATGGACTTTGATCTGTATTTTGCAGAAATGATATTTAAGCCAGAAGCATAGAGTCTAGACCAGAGGCTCACAACCTTTTAtaactaaagccccccaagCCTCCCTTATCATGTGGcacatcccccccccctccatattggaggagaccggTATaaaccaggtataatgattatctattctatctaaaaatctatctatatatttatctatctatctatctataatgggaatgcggggtttttcatttatgcacactctatttgaaaagcaataaaatacaccgagtacccaaatgatgtaATGAaagccctgtctgtgtttttttttttgtttgtttttttttttttctttcttgaaaaaaATTTGCGCCCCGTTCCGATCTCTCCGCGTCCCCCTGtattgagaaccactggtccaGGGTGTTCATTAAGGTAAACGTGTGTGGAACACTCACTCCTTCATAGTAAATAATGGCCATGAGATAAAAACAGTATGTAATGAGGAAAATGAGTTTGTTTTGCAGTATGAACAAAGCTAAAGTCACTGGTGTCTGGACCAGATTCATGACCTCTTGCTGTATATTTGGCAATGATATTTTACCAAACACTGTCTTGTTGGACATGCCCAAGCAGGGCGTATGAGTTCACAGTAAtatcacaacattaaacagcAAGAAAACTTGCACAGTGCCATATTCGTAAATAAGGTCCATGTTCCTGAacagtggaaagaaagaaagaacgaaacaAAAACTCTAGTAGGTGTTAAGGGTAACTCAGTTCCTGTATCTGTTTCTGTATCTCTTATCTGTTTAACGCTCCAAACATCTGTGTTCGTTTTTGGGTTTAAACTGAAAATGGACACAGACCACTTtttgaaaaagtgtgtgtgtttatttatttatttaccccccccccccccccccaatgccATTCTTATGCAGTTATTTTGTTGTACCTGCCTG is a window encoding:
- the LOC128617076 gene encoding matrix-remodeling-associated protein 7-like, with product MDASMDTWFIWLSVVFTIVAGFLTAVLFGRNQSVSGKTDANPAEAFPPCREQEESGSKEGIAGIREPRAEYECTAQTNEDLPDEPCASTRHEIVGEGCERAESENDESSGSPSVNRMGDEDQTLRYMPGMLRTSQLEKMMSKEELEEEQRVQREQLAAIFKLLRENQDTFGEVTEKDMEEQLKLYSV